A single Leclercia sp. AS011 DNA region contains:
- the speE gene encoding polyamine aminopropyltransferase, which produces MAEKKMWHETLHDQFGQYFAIDNVLYHEKTDHQDLIIFENAAFGRVMALDGVVQTTERDEFIYHEMMTHVPLLAHGNAKHVLIIGGGDGAMLREVSRHKTIESITMVEIDAGVVSFCRQYLPNHNAGSYDDPRFTLVIDDGVNFVNQTTQTFDVIISDCTDPIGPGESLFTSAFYEGCKRCLNPGGVFVAQNGVCFLQQDEALDSHRKLSHYFSDVSFYQAAIPTYYGGVMTFAWATDNDALRHLSTGIIQARFQHANLTCRYYNPAVHTAAFALPQYLQDALRG; this is translated from the coding sequence ATGGCCGAAAAGAAGATGTGGCATGAAACGCTGCATGACCAGTTTGGACAGTACTTTGCCATTGATAACGTGCTCTATCATGAGAAAACCGATCATCAGGATCTGATCATTTTCGAAAACGCGGCCTTTGGCCGGGTGATGGCGCTGGATGGTGTGGTGCAAACCACCGAGCGTGATGAATTCATTTATCACGAGATGATGACCCACGTCCCGCTGCTGGCTCACGGCAATGCGAAACATGTGCTGATCATCGGCGGCGGCGACGGCGCCATGCTGCGCGAAGTGTCCCGCCACAAAACCATTGAAAGCATCACCATGGTAGAGATCGACGCCGGTGTCGTTTCTTTCTGCCGCCAGTATCTGCCCAATCACAATGCCGGCAGCTACGACGATCCGCGCTTCACCCTGGTGATCGACGATGGCGTCAATTTTGTTAACCAGACGACGCAGACCTTCGATGTGATCATCTCCGATTGCACCGATCCGATTGGGCCAGGCGAAAGCCTGTTTACCTCGGCGTTCTATGAGGGCTGCAAACGCTGCCTGAATCCTGGCGGGGTCTTTGTCGCCCAGAACGGCGTCTGCTTCCTGCAGCAGGATGAGGCCCTCGACAGCCACCGTAAGTTGAGCCATTACTTCAGCGACGTCAGCTTCTACCAGGCGGCGATCCCGACCTACTATGGTGGCGTGATGACCTTTGCCTGGGCGACGGATAATGACGCCCTGCGTCATCTCTCTACCGGCATCATTCAGGCGCGCTTCCAGCACGCAAATTTAACCTGCCGATATTACAATCCGGCGGTCCATACCGCAGCCTTTGCCTTGCCGCAATATTTGCAGGATGCTCTGAGGGGGTGA
- the speD gene encoding adenosylmethionine decarboxylase, which translates to MKKLKLHGFNNLTKSLSFCIYDICYVKTAEERDGYIAYIDELYNANRLTEILSETCSIIGANILNIARQDYEPQGASVTILVSEEPVDPTLIDHTERPGPLPEAVVAHLDKSHICVHTYPESHPEGGLCTFRADIEVSTCGVISPLNALNYLIHQLESDIVTIDYRVRGFTRDINGMKHFIDHEINSIQNFMSDDMKSLYDMVDVNVYQENIFHTKMLLKEFDLKHYMFHTRPEDLSEDERKVITDLLWKEMREIYYGRNIPAV; encoded by the coding sequence TTGAAAAAGCTGAAACTGCATGGCTTTAACAACCTGACCAAAAGCCTGAGTTTTTGTATTTACGATATCTGCTATGTCAAAACGGCGGAAGAGCGCGATGGTTATATCGCCTATATCGATGAACTCTATAACGCCAACCGACTGACCGAGATCCTGTCAGAAACCTGCTCTATTATCGGTGCCAACATCCTGAATATCGCCCGTCAGGATTATGAACCCCAGGGGGCCAGCGTCACCATTCTGGTCAGCGAAGAGCCGGTTGATCCCACCCTTATCGATCACACCGAGCGTCCCGGCCCGCTGCCGGAAGCGGTGGTGGCCCATCTCGATAAGAGCCATATCTGCGTGCACACCTATCCGGAGAGTCACCCGGAAGGCGGGCTATGTACTTTCCGCGCCGATATTGAAGTATCGACCTGCGGTGTGATTTCGCCCCTCAACGCGCTGAATTATCTAATTCATCAGCTGGAATCCGACATCGTGACCATTGATTACCGCGTGCGCGGCTTTACCCGCGATATCAACGGCATGAAGCACTTTATCGATCATGAAATTAACTCGATTCAGAACTTCATGTCTGACGATATGAAATCGCTGTATGACATGGTCGATGTGAACGTCTATCAGGAAAATATTTTCCATACCAAGATGCTGCTGAAGGAGTTCGACCTGAAGCACTACATGTTCCATACCCGGCCGGAAGATTTAAGCGAAGATGAGCGGAAGGTCATTACTGACCTGCTGTGGAAAGAGATGCGCGAAATTTACTACGGCCGCAACATTCCGGCCGTATAG
- the yacL gene encoding protein YacL translates to MDYEFLRDITGVVKVRMSMGHEVVGHWFNEEVKENLSLLDEVEQAARTVKGSERSWQRTGHEYTLWMDGEEVMVRANQLEFSGDEMEEGMNYYDEESLSLCGVEDFLQVVAAYRDFMKQK, encoded by the coding sequence ATGGATTACGAATTTCTGCGTGATATCACCGGGGTGGTGAAAGTGCGTATGTCGATGGGCCACGAAGTGGTCGGTCACTGGTTCAATGAGGAAGTGAAAGAGAACCTGAGCCTGCTCGATGAAGTGGAACAGGCTGCGCGCACGGTAAAAGGCAGTGAACGATCCTGGCAACGCACCGGACATGAATACACGTTGTGGATGGATGGCGAAGAGGTGATGGTGCGCGCCAACCAGCTGGAGTTTTCCGGTGACGAGATGGAAGAGGGGATGAACTACTACGACGAGGAGAGCCTGTCGCTGTGCGGCGTTGAGGACTTCCTTCAGGTGGTGGCGGCCTACCGCGATTTCATGAAACAGAAATAA
- a CDS encoding YacC family pilotin-like protein, with translation MKTFFRTILFSTLMINCANSYALSENEAEDMADLTAVFVFLKNDCGYQNLPNGQIRRALVFFAQQNQWDLSNYDSFDMKSLGEDSYRDLSGIGIPTAKKCKALARDSLSLLAYVK, from the coding sequence ATGAAGACGTTTTTCCGAACAATCCTGTTCAGCACCCTGATGATTAATTGCGCAAACAGCTATGCGCTGAGTGAAAATGAAGCCGAAGATATGGCGGATTTAACGGCGGTGTTTGTATTTCTGAAAAACGACTGCGGCTACCAGAATTTACCTAACGGTCAGATACGTCGCGCGCTGGTCTTCTTTGCTCAACAGAACCAGTGGGATCTGAGTAACTACGACAGTTTCGATATGAAATCCCTCGGTGAAGACAGCTACCGCGATCTCAGCGGCATCGGCATTCCCACGGCAAAAAAATGTAAAGCCCTGGCTCGCGACTCGCTGAGCCTGCTCGCCTACGTTAAGTAA
- a CDS encoding DUF3300 domain-containing protein, which produces MKLPLKPHLLALICSAGLLAASGVVYVNGRATDTLTQPSPSVQPAPTAQAAPVAEPEVPVAYTAAQIDQWVAPVALYPDALLSQVLMAATYPANVIQAAQWSRDNPRMQGDAAVQAVAGQPWDPSVKSLVAFPQLMSMMGENPPWVQNLGDAFLAQPKDVMDSVQRLRLLAQQTGALQSTPQQTVTTVAKTAPVKAASSTSTSTSTSTPAPTVIKIESADPQVVYVPTYNPSTVYGTWPNTSYPPVYLPPPPGEQFTDSLVKGLGFSLGVATTYAIFSNIDWDNDDDWDHHHHDDDHHGGYSRNGDNNININVDNFNKISGQRLTDASRGWQHNPAYRGGVPYATSQLNNRYPQNSTAVRRTANGSLPAPQGAVNRDAQRQAAMSQMERSTGKNLSQTARPATRDGQRQAASQQLNQISQRNNYRGYDNDRPQTAKRASSTPRETPRAASRQETTRKAQPQQRTTQTHQRANALSGNDSRSANWQAQQQRGMQSRQQSARNLEQRSGGRAQMSERRAGGEHREFRHR; this is translated from the coding sequence ATGAAGTTGCCCCTTAAGCCTCATCTGCTTGCTCTCATATGTAGCGCCGGGCTGTTAGCCGCCTCTGGCGTTGTGTACGTTAATGGCCGCGCAACGGATACCCTCACTCAGCCATCGCCGTCCGTACAGCCCGCCCCGACAGCGCAAGCCGCCCCGGTGGCTGAGCCTGAGGTGCCGGTGGCCTACACTGCAGCGCAAATCGATCAGTGGGTTGCTCCGGTTGCCCTCTACCCGGACGCCCTGCTGTCGCAGGTATTGATGGCCGCAACCTATCCGGCGAACGTGATCCAGGCGGCCCAGTGGTCGCGGGACAACCCTCGCATGCAAGGGGATGCGGCGGTTCAGGCCGTGGCGGGGCAGCCCTGGGACCCGAGCGTTAAATCGCTGGTCGCCTTCCCGCAGCTGATGTCGATGATGGGGGAGAATCCGCCCTGGGTGCAGAATCTCGGAGACGCGTTTCTCGCCCAGCCGAAGGATGTGATGGACTCCGTTCAGCGCCTACGCCTGCTGGCGCAGCAGACCGGCGCGCTGCAGTCGACGCCGCAGCAGACGGTGACCACGGTGGCGAAAACCGCACCGGTAAAAGCCGCTTCATCGACCTCAACCTCTACGTCGACATCAACCCCTGCCCCGACGGTGATCAAGATTGAATCCGCCGATCCCCAGGTGGTGTATGTCCCGACCTACAACCCCAGCACGGTTTACGGCACCTGGCCAAACACCAGCTATCCACCGGTCTATCTGCCGCCGCCTCCGGGGGAGCAGTTCACCGACAGCCTGGTCAAAGGGCTGGGCTTCAGCCTCGGGGTAGCGACAACCTACGCCATCTTCAGCAATATCGACTGGGATAACGATGACGACTGGGATCATCACCATCATGACGACGATCACCACGGCGGATATTCGCGTAACGGCGATAACAACATCAATATCAACGTGGACAACTTCAATAAAATCAGCGGGCAGCGCCTGACCGATGCCAGCCGCGGCTGGCAGCATAACCCGGCCTATCGCGGCGGCGTACCCTACGCTACCAGCCAGCTGAATAACCGTTATCCGCAGAACAGCACCGCGGTGCGCCGGACCGCTAACGGCAGTCTTCCGGCACCGCAAGGGGCCGTCAATCGCGACGCCCAGCGCCAGGCGGCAATGAGCCAGATGGAGCGCTCGACGGGTAAAAACCTCTCCCAGACGGCACGTCCGGCCACCCGTGACGGGCAGCGTCAGGCGGCAAGCCAGCAGTTGAATCAGATCTCCCAGCGCAATAACTATCGGGGGTATGACAACGATCGACCACAAACGGCAAAACGGGCCAGTAGCACCCCGCGCGAAACCCCGCGTGCGGCGTCACGTCAGGAGACTACCCGCAAGGCACAACCCCAGCAGCGGACCACGCAGACGCATCAGCGGGCCAATGCTCTCAGCGGCAACGACAGCCGCTCGGCCAACTGGCAGGCGCAGCAGCAGCGTGGAATGCAGAGCCGTCAGCAGTCGGCCCGCAATCTGGAACAGCGCAGCGGCGGCAGAGCCCAGATGTCTGAACGCCGGGCCGGCGGTGAACACCGTGAATTCCGTCATCGTTAA
- a CDS encoding DUF2950 family protein, with amino-acid sequence MKSKLLSGMMLFMVSTGVFAQQHFSTPEQATDALAKAISEQNDKELGNLLGEDWRTFLPSDGVDPEAVDRFKRDWQVNHNTVIDGDMAWLTVGEYHWQLPIPVVKRAEGWQFDMQEAKEEILNREVGRNELAAIEALHAYVDAQESYHALTSRYAQKIVSSEGKKDGLYWPVKPGEAPSPLGPAFSPKEPGQGYHGYHFRILPDSKSGFAMIAWPVSYGETGVMSFMINGDDRVWQANLGDKSAEEAKAMPIFNPADRWQLVAQ; translated from the coding sequence ATGAAAAGTAAATTACTCAGCGGAATGATGTTGTTCATGGTATCGACTGGCGTCTTTGCCCAACAACATTTCAGCACGCCCGAACAGGCAACCGATGCGCTGGCGAAGGCCATCAGCGAGCAGAACGACAAGGAACTTGGCAACCTGCTCGGCGAGGACTGGCGCACCTTTTTACCCTCCGATGGCGTCGATCCGGAGGCGGTAGATCGCTTTAAACGCGACTGGCAGGTGAACCATAACACGGTGATCGACGGCGATATGGCCTGGCTGACGGTAGGCGAATACCACTGGCAGCTGCCGATCCCGGTGGTGAAACGCGCAGAGGGCTGGCAGTTCGACATGCAGGAAGCCAAAGAGGAGATCCTCAACCGCGAAGTGGGCCGCAACGAGCTGGCCGCTATCGAGGCGCTGCACGCCTATGTGGATGCCCAGGAGAGCTATCACGCCCTCACCAGCCGGTATGCACAGAAAATTGTCAGCAGCGAGGGTAAAAAAGATGGACTCTACTGGCCGGTGAAACCCGGTGAAGCCCCCAGCCCGCTCGGCCCGGCCTTCAGCCCGAAAGAGCCCGGTCAGGGGTATCATGGCTACCACTTCCGCATCCTGCCGGACAGCAAATCAGGCTTCGCGATGATTGCCTGGCCGGTGAGCTACGGCGAGACCGGGGTGATGAGCTTTATGATTAACGGCGACGATCGGGTCTGGCAGGCCAACCTGGGTGACAAGTCAGCGGAGGAAGCGAAAGCGATGCCGATCTTTAACCCGGCCGATCGCTGGCAGCTGGTGGCGCAGTAG
- the acnB gene encoding bifunctional aconitate hydratase 2/2-methylisocitrate dehydratase: MLEEYRKHVAERAAEGIVPKPLDATQMAGLVELLKNPPEGEEEFLLDLLINRVPPGVDEAAYVKAGFLAAIAKGEATSPLVTPEKAIELLGTMQGGYNIHPLIDALDSNTLAPIAAKALSHTLLMFDNFYDVEEKAKAGNSYAKQVMQSWADAEWFLSRPALAEKMTVTVFKVTGETNTDDLSPAPDAWSRPDIPLHALAMLKNAREGIQPDQPGAVGPIKQIEALQQKGFPLAYVGDVVGTGSSRKSATNSVLWFMGDDIPHVPNKRGGGLCLGGKIAPIFFNTMEDAGALPIEVDVSNLNMGDVIDVYPFKGEVRNHETNELLASFELKTDVLIDEVRAGGRIPLIIGRGLTTKAREALGLPHSDVFRQAKDVAESNRGYSLAQKMVGRACGVAGVRPGAYCEPKMTSVGSQDTTGPMTRDELKDLACLGFSSDLVMQSFCHTAAYPKPVDVTTHHTLPDFIMNRGGVSLRPGDGVIHSWLNRMLLPDTVGTGGDSHTRFPIGISFPAGSGLVAFAAATGVMPLDMPESVLVRFKGKMQPGITLRDLVHAIPLYAIKQGLLTVEKKGKKNIFSGRILEIEGLPDLKVEQAFELTDASAERSAAGCTIKLNQAPIEEYLTSNIVLLKWMIAEGYGDRRTLERRIQGMEKWLADPQLLEADADAEYAAVIDIDLADIKEPILCAPNDPDDARLLSDVQGDKIDEVFIGSCMTNIGHFRAAGKLLDTHKGQLPTRLWVAPPTRMDAAQLTEEGYYSVFGKSGARIEIPGCSLCMGNQARVADGATVVSTSTRNFPNRLGTGANVYLASAELAAVAALIGKLPTPEEYQTFVAQVDKTAVDTYRYLNFDQLSQYTEKADGVIFQTAV, encoded by the coding sequence GTGCTAGAAGAATACCGTAAGCACGTAGCAGAACGTGCCGCCGAGGGGATTGTACCGAAACCCTTAGATGCTACCCAGATGGCTGGGCTCGTCGAGCTGCTGAAGAATCCGCCTGAAGGCGAAGAAGAATTCCTGTTAGATCTGTTGATCAACCGTGTACCGCCAGGCGTCGATGAAGCCGCCTACGTCAAAGCCGGTTTCCTTGCTGCGATTGCCAAAGGCGAAGCAACCTCCCCACTGGTTACCCCTGAAAAAGCGATTGAACTGCTCGGCACCATGCAGGGTGGTTATAACATTCATCCGCTGATTGATGCGCTGGACAGCAACACGCTGGCACCGATTGCTGCCAAAGCCCTGTCCCACACGCTGCTGATGTTCGACAACTTCTACGACGTAGAAGAGAAAGCGAAAGCGGGCAACAGCTACGCGAAGCAGGTCATGCAGTCCTGGGCTGATGCCGAATGGTTCCTGAGCCGCCCGGCGCTGGCGGAAAAAATGACCGTCACCGTCTTCAAGGTGACCGGCGAAACCAACACCGATGACCTCTCTCCGGCGCCGGATGCCTGGTCTCGCCCGGATATCCCACTGCACGCCCTGGCGATGCTGAAAAACGCCCGTGAAGGCATTCAGCCGGATCAGCCGGGTGCCGTTGGCCCGATCAAACAGATCGAAGCGCTGCAGCAGAAAGGTTTCCCTCTCGCCTACGTCGGCGACGTTGTGGGTACCGGCTCTTCCCGTAAATCTGCCACCAACTCCGTGCTGTGGTTTATGGGCGATGACATCCCTCACGTGCCGAACAAGCGCGGCGGTGGTCTGTGCCTCGGCGGCAAAATTGCCCCTATCTTCTTCAACACCATGGAAGATGCTGGCGCCCTGCCGATTGAAGTGGATGTGTCCAACCTGAACATGGGCGACGTTATTGACGTTTACCCGTTCAAAGGCGAAGTGCGTAACCACGAAACCAACGAACTGCTGGCCAGCTTCGAGCTGAAAACCGACGTGCTGATCGACGAAGTGCGTGCCGGTGGCCGTATCCCGCTGATCATCGGCCGTGGCCTGACCACCAAAGCGCGTGAAGCGCTGGGTCTGCCGCACAGCGACGTATTCCGTCAGGCGAAAGACGTGGCAGAGAGCAACCGCGGTTACTCTCTGGCGCAGAAAATGGTGGGCCGCGCGTGCGGCGTAGCGGGTGTTCGTCCGGGCGCGTACTGCGAGCCGAAGATGACCTCCGTGGGCTCTCAGGACACCACCGGTCCAATGACCCGTGACGAACTGAAAGACCTGGCGTGCCTGGGCTTCTCGTCTGACCTGGTGATGCAGTCCTTCTGCCACACCGCGGCCTATCCGAAGCCGGTTGACGTCACCACCCACCACACCCTGCCAGACTTCATCATGAACCGTGGCGGTGTCTCGCTGCGTCCGGGTGACGGCGTGATCCACTCCTGGCTGAACCGCATGCTGCTGCCGGATACCGTGGGTACCGGCGGTGACTCCCACACCCGTTTCCCAATCGGTATCTCTTTCCCGGCGGGCTCTGGTCTGGTGGCCTTTGCCGCTGCAACGGGCGTGATGCCGCTGGACATGCCGGAATCCGTTCTGGTGCGTTTCAAAGGCAAAATGCAGCCGGGCATCACCCTGCGTGACCTGGTGCATGCTATCCCGCTGTACGCCATCAAACAGGGCCTGCTGACCGTTGAGAAGAAAGGTAAGAAGAACATCTTCTCTGGCCGTATCCTGGAAATTGAAGGTCTGCCGGATCTGAAAGTGGAGCAGGCGTTCGAACTGACCGATGCCTCCGCCGAGCGTTCCGCTGCGGGCTGTACCATCAAGCTGAACCAGGCGCCGATTGAAGAGTACCTGACTTCCAACATCGTGCTGCTGAAGTGGATGATTGCCGAAGGCTACGGCGACCGTCGTACCCTGGAGCGTCGTATCCAGGGCATGGAGAAATGGCTGGCGGATCCACAGCTGCTGGAAGCCGATGCTGACGCAGAATACGCGGCAGTGATCGACATCGATCTGGCGGATATCAAAGAGCCAATCCTGTGTGCGCCGAACGATCCGGACGACGCGCGTCTGCTCTCTGACGTCCAGGGCGACAAGATTGACGAAGTGTTCATCGGCTCCTGCATGACCAACATCGGTCACTTCCGCGCTGCCGGTAAACTGCTGGATACCCACAAAGGCCAGCTGCCGACCCGTCTGTGGGTGGCACCGCCAACCCGTATGGACGCGGCGCAGCTGACCGAAGAGGGTTATTACAGCGTGTTCGGTAAGAGCGGGGCGCGTATCGAAATTCCTGGCTGTTCCCTGTGTATGGGTAACCAAGCGCGCGTGGCCGACGGTGCGACGGTGGTCTCCACCTCAACCCGTAACTTCCCGAACCGTTTAGGTACTGGTGCAAACGTCTACCTGGCCTCTGCGGAGCTGGCGGCGGTTGCGGCGCTGATTGGCAAACTGCCAACGCCGGAAGAGTACCAGACCTTCGTGGCGCAGGTAGATAAGACGGCGGTGGATACCTATCGCTATCTGAACTTCGACCAGCTCTCTCAGTACACCGAGAAGGCTGACGGGGTTATCTTCCAGACCGCGGTATAA